A genomic stretch from Candidatus Dormiibacterota bacterium includes:
- a CDS encoding translocation/assembly module TamB domain-containing protein yields MAALILVGILVARRHEVIRFVIAESLGLATGYQVQIGDQRLGFDHGALLHVRVTRKGGPVLEAARIDIWYSLRDLLPGSTHRYGLTAIAVDRPNFTIERYKDGSYNIRIPEAKAAVPGPPLPPNGVPFRMTVRIRGLGGALRDPSALDPTARTIRIANVNLDASIDTATRTHYTLHGDFEEAKLEPFTATGTVDETRGYAMHRLQAARFPMQAIGNFVVNSAAARILGGDATNLDVRAYALNIVPFQPIAYHLGGAMDVTDARMAIVGLREPLDHIAARLELVDGTLFARSLTATLANIPVHGAGALFDFGNLQYRFGVSGYGDLAQLRNALAFSQGQPIAGQAHLGLLVEGATNGPLLMMSAQAPRVTYDGIAFTNMDAHVALNNGIVAIAPLRASADGAQFTVGGTLALGDHIVSKLVVHAVAPADRLPYAGMLLGSEPIVVDALGLGVDTKFQARAAIASTRGVARAAALVALEPDGQVDVAPFWVHTERGELDASYHLNRKTDRSSFWALARHLQLSVPAHAPFTGNVLATLPAVGGTIDRLAFAGGGRSGTSATVAGSLSAHGLHVAGVPIDTLSGSFAGSLAGANVDGLAATGPWGSLHGSGEVSTNALVARGAYSGTLAGLRPFLGNIEAGGDARGTVALSIAPNRIIVQAQNVRLRNANVRGVPVTAASGMVAIEGGVVHVYGARADVAGGHVVATGAYSAAAPVGQQLALIGTQLDGARLRGIGLPLDAGTVAVDGRITPGAKIPQFVGGVAVAKGRVQNIGVDGSGLVALRGDGARLSHVVGDFNGAYAIVQGNVGALSSGAPTYTLHADVPAANLAQTLSTLHIGGLPTEGTYNASVAIGGRGLNPSVSGRIGVPAGFLNGLPFDDAYANVAADRLGIIARHGAVVVGRTSARFAAAMRPDLSAAFVNAPQADLSDFNNFFNTGDTLDGKGALRIGAISALHRIRTNGNVDIASLRYRNLPIGDTRANWTSVRDTLRGSLDVGGSQGTLHGTGSMGLVPSPNFTNVLRDSSYDLSGSLDNLNLSLWVAALGFPGIPVTGRAFGTAQIRGRYPNLAVSGDMRLQNGTIGPLPIESAQLSVRSQNSRIALESASLTAPGIAASASGSVGLRPNDPLDLNVHATSKNLPLLITSFTRQPVNVSGDFEATVHVGGSYRAPTFAGGFDAQNVNLYGVSVASLFGSVRLHGRSLELSNAGFTFARGEATIAGSLPLEIAPFAIGPAGAPVSLALNVSDLDPAVFDTLLGHGSKLGGTVDGVLGVGGSVSAPRISGRFGVVGGSYASDYERVPVTNAVATLTFDRTQASIDNFRAQLGSGALHGNGRISFANGFAGAAYNVDAVANSAQLDLPSYGSGTLDAKVSLQRPAGGQALLGGTASLSNATIPFSAFLSAMGNSNTGRLPINLAFHLHMAAGKNVRVRGGGYGAGLDIGATGAVDLAGTLAQPTLAGAFSSTGGTLTYFDRAFQVRQGDVRFTPDNGIIPTLHAVGEAHVVNPDPDVARNPYGSADITIDVSGQLDNLKVAFDSNPPGYTRDQIIALIAPFGGFINGIQFSQVGAPPTAGTGPLGVAPLPGTGVFQGASGTLTVGQEAFNILNAQFAAGILSPIENALSAGLGFSDVNLTVDYYGNVGFSARRLLGRTVSFVYATTFGIPTRQSFGLAIAPNPNTSVQLSFFFQNGQTKLFQTPNSSLSSNTRVTIGEPLQGQSGFSFTFQRLYW; encoded by the coding sequence GTGGCAGCTTTAATCCTCGTCGGCATCCTCGTGGCCCGGCGCCACGAGGTGATTCGTTTTGTCATTGCCGAGTCGCTCGGGCTCGCCACGGGCTACCAGGTGCAGATCGGCGATCAGCGCTTGGGCTTCGACCATGGAGCGTTGCTGCACGTACGCGTGACCCGTAAGGGCGGCCCGGTGCTCGAAGCGGCGCGCATCGACATCTGGTACTCGTTGCGCGACCTGTTGCCCGGCAGCACGCACCGCTACGGGCTCACGGCCATCGCCGTGGATCGCCCGAACTTCACGATCGAACGATATAAAGACGGAAGCTACAACATTCGGATCCCGGAAGCCAAAGCGGCCGTTCCGGGGCCGCCGCTTCCACCCAACGGCGTCCCTTTTCGCATGACGGTACGCATTCGCGGGCTCGGAGGAGCGCTGCGCGATCCATCCGCGCTCGATCCCACCGCCCGCACGATCCGCATCGCCAACGTGAACCTCGATGCGTCGATCGATACGGCGACGCGCACCCACTATACGCTGCATGGGGATTTCGAAGAAGCCAAGCTCGAACCGTTTACCGCGACCGGGACGGTCGACGAAACGCGCGGATACGCGATGCATCGTTTGCAGGCGGCGAGATTTCCGATGCAAGCGATTGGGAATTTCGTCGTGAACTCCGCTGCGGCCAGAATCTTGGGCGGCGATGCTACAAATCTCGACGTGCGCGCGTATGCGCTCAACATCGTGCCGTTCCAACCCATTGCCTACCATCTCGGCGGTGCGATGGACGTGACCGATGCCAGGATGGCGATCGTCGGCTTGCGCGAGCCGCTCGATCACATCGCGGCTCGGCTCGAATTGGTCGACGGCACGCTGTTTGCACGGAGCCTCACCGCGACGCTTGCGAATATTCCCGTTCATGGCGCCGGCGCGCTCTTCGATTTTGGGAATCTCCAATATCGCTTCGGCGTCTCGGGTTACGGCGATCTGGCGCAATTGCGTAACGCGCTTGCATTTTCGCAAGGGCAGCCGATTGCCGGACAAGCGCATCTGGGCCTTTTGGTCGAAGGCGCGACCAACGGGCCGCTCTTGATGATGAGCGCGCAAGCACCGCGCGTGACGTACGACGGCATCGCCTTCACGAATATGGATGCGCACGTGGCGTTGAACAACGGCATCGTCGCGATCGCGCCGTTGCGCGCGAGCGCGGACGGCGCGCAGTTTACCGTCGGAGGCACGCTCGCGCTCGGCGACCACATCGTTTCGAAGCTGGTCGTGCACGCCGTAGCGCCGGCCGATCGTTTGCCGTATGCGGGAATGTTGTTGGGCAGCGAGCCGATCGTTGTGGATGCGTTGGGCCTGGGCGTCGACACGAAGTTTCAAGCGCGCGCGGCGATCGCTTCAACGCGCGGCGTCGCGCGGGCCGCCGCGCTCGTGGCGCTGGAGCCCGACGGGCAAGTCGACGTCGCGCCATTCTGGGTGCATACCGAACGCGGCGAGCTCGATGCGAGCTATCATCTCAATCGCAAGACCGACCGCAGCTCGTTTTGGGCACTCGCGCGCCATCTGCAGTTGAGCGTTCCCGCTCACGCTCCGTTTACCGGCAACGTCCTGGCGACGTTGCCGGCGGTCGGAGGAACGATCGATCGGCTTGCGTTTGCGGGCGGTGGCCGAAGCGGCACGAGCGCGACCGTGGCGGGGAGCCTTTCGGCGCACGGCCTGCACGTTGCAGGAGTGCCGATCGATACGCTCTCCGGATCGTTCGCCGGATCGCTGGCCGGAGCGAACGTCGACGGTTTAGCGGCAACCGGGCCGTGGGGTTCGTTGCACGGCAGCGGCGAGGTGTCGACGAACGCATTGGTGGCGCGGGGGGCATACAGCGGGACGCTCGCGGGGCTGCGGCCGTTCCTTGGAAACATTGAGGCCGGCGGTGACGCCCGGGGTACCGTGGCGCTCTCGATCGCGCCCAATCGCATCATCGTGCAAGCACAGAACGTGCGCTTGCGCAACGCAAACGTTCGCGGCGTGCCGGTTACCGCGGCATCGGGAATGGTCGCGATCGAGGGCGGCGTCGTGCACGTTTACGGCGCGCGCGCCGACGTTGCCGGCGGACACGTCGTCGCGACCGGGGCCTATTCGGCGGCCGCGCCCGTCGGCCAACAGCTTGCCCTGATCGGTACGCAGCTCGACGGAGCGCGCTTGCGCGGGATCGGGCTTCCGCTCGATGCGGGGACGGTTGCGGTCGACGGACGCATCACGCCGGGAGCCAAGATTCCGCAATTCGTCGGCGGCGTCGCCGTAGCGAAGGGGCGCGTGCAGAACATCGGCGTTGACGGGTCGGGCTTGGTCGCGCTTCGTGGCGACGGCGCTCGGCTCTCGCACGTCGTCGGCGATTTCAACGGCGCATATGCGATCGTGCAAGGAAACGTCGGCGCGCTGTCATCCGGAGCGCCGACGTACACCTTGCATGCGGACGTTCCGGCCGCGAATTTAGCGCAGACGTTGAGCACCTTGCATATCGGCGGATTGCCGACTGAAGGAACGTACAACGCCAGCGTTGCGATCGGCGGCCGCGGCCTCAACCCGTCGGTGAGCGGGCGCATCGGCGTACCGGCGGGATTCCTCAACGGCTTACCGTTCGACGATGCGTACGCGAACGTCGCGGCCGATCGCCTCGGCATCATCGCACGCCACGGTGCGGTGGTCGTCGGCAGAACGTCCGCGCGTTTCGCCGCCGCGATGCGGCCGGATTTGAGCGCCGCATTTGTAAACGCGCCGCAAGCCGATCTCTCGGATTTCAATAATTTCTTCAACACGGGCGATACGCTCGACGGTAAGGGAGCGCTGCGCATCGGCGCCATCTCCGCGCTCCACCGCATTCGCACCAACGGCAACGTCGACATCGCGAGCTTACGGTATCGGAATCTGCCCATCGGCGATACCCGCGCAAACTGGACGAGCGTGCGCGATACGCTGCGCGGCTCGCTCGACGTCGGCGGTTCGCAGGGTACGCTGCACGGAACCGGATCGATGGGCTTGGTCCCCTCGCCGAACTTTACGAACGTGCTGCGTGATTCGAGCTACGATCTGAGCGGCTCGCTCGACAATCTGAATCTCTCGTTGTGGGTTGCGGCACTAGGCTTTCCGGGCATCCCCGTTACCGGGCGCGCCTTCGGCACCGCGCAGATACGCGGCCGCTACCCGAATCTCGCGGTCTCCGGCGACATGCGTTTGCAGAACGGAACGATTGGCCCGCTCCCGATCGAAAGCGCGCAGCTGAGCGTACGATCGCAGAACTCGCGCATCGCGTTAGAGAGCGCATCGCTCACCGCGCCCGGCATCGCCGCGAGCGCGAGCGGTAGCGTAGGCCTGCGACCGAACGATCCGCTCGATCTCAACGTGCACGCTACTTCGAAAAATCTCCCGCTGCTGATCACGTCGTTCACGCGTCAACCGGTGAACGTGAGCGGCGATTTCGAAGCGACCGTGCATGTCGGCGGTTCGTATCGGGCGCCGACGTTCGCGGGCGGCTTCGATGCGCAGAACGTCAACCTCTACGGCGTTTCGGTCGCTTCGCTGTTCGGTTCGGTGCGGTTGCACGGCAGGTCGCTCGAACTGAGCAACGCGGGGTTTACGTTCGCACGCGGCGAGGCCACCATCGCAGGCTCGCTGCCGCTGGAGATCGCCCCGTTTGCGATCGGGCCCGCCGGCGCTCCGGTCAGCCTGGCGCTCAACGTCAGCGATCTCGACCCGGCGGTTTTCGATACGCTTCTGGGCCACGGCAGCAAACTGGGGGGCACCGTCGATGGGGTGCTGGGGGTTGGCGGCTCGGTTTCCGCGCCGCGGATCTCGGGGCGTTTCGGCGTCGTGGGCGGCTCGTATGCCAGCGACTACGAGCGGGTCCCGGTAACCAACGCCGTCGCGACCCTGACGTTCGATCGGACCCAAGCGAGCATCGACAATTTTCGAGCGCAGCTCGGGTCCGGTGCGCTCCACGGCAACGGGCGGATCTCGTTCGCCAACGGGTTTGCCGGAGCGGCCTACAACGTCGACGCCGTGGCGAACTCGGCGCAGCTGGATCTTCCGAGCTACGGGAGCGGGACGCTGGACGCGAAGGTTTCCCTCCAGCGTCCCGCGGGCGGCCAAGCGTTGCTGGGGGGTACCGCCAGCCTCTCGAACGCGACCATCCCGTTCTCGGCCTTTCTTTCAGCCATGGGTAATAGCAACACCGGGCGCCTCCCGATCAACCTCGCCTTCCACCTCCACATGGCCGCCGGCAAAAACGTGCGGGTTCGCGGCGGCGGCTACGGGGCCGGCCTGGACATCGGCGCGACCGGGGCCGTGGATCTGGCGGGGACGCTCGCGCAGCCGACCCTGGCCGGCGCCTTCAGCTCTACCGGCGGGACGCTCACCTATTTCGACCGGGCGTTCCAGGTGCGCCAGGGAGACGTTCGCTTTACGCCCGACAACGGCATCATCCCGACGCTCCACGCCGTCGGCGAAGCCCACGTGGTCAATCCCGACCCGGATGTCGCCCGCAACCCCTACGGGTCGGCGGACATCACGATCGACGTCAGCGGCCAGCTCGATAACCTCAAGGTCGCCTTCGATTCCAACCCGCCCGGCTATACGCGCGACCAGATCATCGCCCTGATCGCCCCCTTCGGCGGCTTCATCAACGGCATCCAGTTCAGCCAGGTCGGCGCTCCGCCGACCGCCGGCACGGGCCCGCTCGGGGTGGCGCCGTTGCCGGGGACCGGCGTCTTTCAAGGCGCGAGCGGCACGCTGACGGTCGGCCAGGAGGCCTTCAACATCCTCAACGCCCAGTTCGCCGCCGGCATCCTCTCGCCGATCGAGAACGCGCTCTCCGCGGGCCTGGGTTTCTCGGATGTGAACCTGACGGTCGACTATTATGGAAATGTGGGCTTCAGCGCCCGGCGGCTGCTCGGCCGGACGGTGAGCTTCGTCTATGCCACCACCTTCGGGATCCCCACTCGCCAGTCGTTCGGCCTAGCGATCGCTCCGAATCCCAATACCAGCGTGCAGCTCAGCTTCTTCTTCCAGAATGGCCAGACCAAGCTGTTCCAGACGCCGAATTCGAGCCTGAGTTCGAATACCAGGGTAACGATCGGCGAGCCCCTGCAGGGGCAGAGCGGCTTTAGTTTTACGTTCCAGCGTCTGTATTGGTAA
- a CDS encoding POTRA domain-containing protein, translated as MTFDLRRAPSALVRCAVALLALIVLVTFVAPSAAISATGPKIVSVDVTGNLHVPTSTIMAVVQAQPGTTYDPKVVQGDLARINALGYFADIAPPLVRERPGGVAITYRVIENPVLTAINFTGNSTVKSDTLLALMDLSVGQVFNTNTFRQDVLKINNYYERIGFGGQVPTHVKDINLDSKTGALTLTIQEGLTIRKVIIGGDPLLPPQVLLPMLAAKPGVVFSDTLRSEDTKTLQKFYDDKLHVELGNFEGGIDPSSIDLKNGTADVKYDVYVARVVAVQITGNTRTKDQVIRRELLVRPGMVVNTDAIKRDYERLNALGFFSKVEPAFKPGEPDPKKPQDGTLIWHVTEQRTASASIGFGYSGGITGQGLYGTLGYQDSNLHGTGDSASLQFQRGSRTNQSQLSVGIPYLGNNPKTQKYSLSASVFQNGSTYYYPVYSIGTTSGIAAVPVVGGTPAPIPVTLYPSTNASQISGIVATSSSSSLGAQVQVGRRLSIPTTAFVGFSGQQVKYNTTVPTPYFFQGSQPNVLIGPTPGPLNSNTSNINGSFGIAASSIANVNTGQPYQLNQASFGFRVGTLDDPYNPRTGVSATLNEAISTPGIGSSFNFTQTTLDVSKFFPVLKNATFGIHGVAQLSTGVIPPSQLFTFSDQQMRGYQQVFYGTDAYLGQAELRQPLTADRKLTLAFFVDELDYRIRGAQPLLDPYTNRIVGYPGNWSLRGDYGFGFRFDVPQLGLRTVRVDFAKGANGTHTSFGIGQSF; from the coding sequence ATGACCTTTGACCTTCGGCGTGCGCCTAGCGCATTGGTCCGGTGCGCAGTCGCTCTGCTTGCCCTCATCGTCCTCGTGACCTTCGTCGCGCCATCGGCCGCCATTTCGGCGACCGGGCCAAAGATCGTCTCGGTGGACGTAACCGGCAACTTGCACGTGCCGACGTCAACGATCATGGCGGTCGTCCAAGCACAACCCGGCACCACCTACGATCCTAAAGTCGTGCAAGGCGACCTCGCGCGCATCAACGCGCTAGGCTACTTCGCCGACATCGCCCCGCCGCTCGTGCGGGAGCGCCCGGGTGGGGTTGCGATCACCTATCGCGTGATCGAGAACCCCGTGCTTACCGCAATCAACTTTACGGGCAACAGCACGGTCAAGAGCGATACGCTGTTGGCATTGATGGATCTCTCGGTCGGCCAAGTCTTCAATACGAACACCTTCCGCCAGGACGTCCTCAAGATCAACAATTACTACGAGCGGATCGGCTTCGGCGGCCAGGTACCCACGCACGTCAAAGACATCAATCTCGATTCGAAGACCGGCGCGCTGACGTTGACCATTCAAGAAGGCCTGACGATTCGCAAGGTGATCATCGGCGGCGACCCGTTGCTGCCGCCGCAGGTGTTGCTGCCCATGCTCGCAGCAAAACCGGGCGTCGTCTTCTCCGATACGCTCCGCAGCGAAGATACGAAAACGTTGCAGAAGTTCTACGACGACAAACTGCACGTCGAGCTCGGAAATTTCGAGGGCGGTATCGATCCGTCGTCGATCGATCTCAAGAACGGCACCGCGGACGTCAAGTACGACGTCTACGTCGCCCGCGTCGTGGCGGTACAGATTACCGGCAACACGCGCACGAAAGATCAAGTGATCCGCCGCGAGCTGCTCGTGCGCCCCGGCATGGTCGTGAACACCGATGCGATCAAGCGGGATTACGAACGCCTCAACGCGCTCGGGTTCTTCTCGAAGGTCGAGCCGGCTTTCAAGCCCGGCGAGCCCGACCCCAAGAAGCCGCAAGACGGCACGTTGATCTGGCACGTCACCGAGCAGCGCACCGCATCGGCTTCGATCGGGTTCGGATACTCCGGCGGCATCACCGGCCAAGGGCTGTACGGAACGCTCGGATACCAGGATTCCAATCTGCACGGCACCGGCGATTCGGCCTCGCTGCAGTTCCAGCGCGGCTCGCGCACCAACCAAAGCCAGCTCTCGGTCGGCATTCCGTACTTGGGCAACAACCCCAAGACGCAGAAGTACTCGCTTTCGGCGAGCGTCTTCCAGAACGGCTCGACGTACTACTATCCGGTTTATTCGATCGGCACCACGTCGGGTATCGCGGCCGTACCGGTGGTCGGCGGGACGCCCGCCCCGATTCCGGTAACGCTCTACCCGAGTACGAACGCATCGCAAATTAGCGGCATCGTCGCGACGAGTTCGTCGTCGTCGCTCGGGGCGCAGGTCCAGGTCGGTCGCCGCTTGAGCATTCCAACCACGGCGTTCGTCGGATTCTCGGGGCAGCAGGTCAAGTACAACACGACCGTGCCGACGCCGTATTTCTTCCAAGGCTCGCAGCCCAACGTGCTGATCGGCCCGACTCCCGGGCCGCTCAACTCGAACACGTCGAATATCAACGGCTCGTTCGGCATCGCGGCGAGTTCGATTGCGAACGTCAACACCGGGCAGCCGTATCAGCTCAACCAGGCGTCGTTCGGCTTCCGCGTCGGCACGCTCGACGACCCGTACAATCCGCGCACCGGCGTGAGCGCCACGCTCAACGAAGCGATCTCGACACCGGGGATCGGTTCGAGCTTCAACTTCACGCAGACGACGCTCGACGTTTCGAAGTTCTTCCCCGTGCTTAAGAATGCGACGTTCGGCATTCACGGCGTCGCGCAGCTATCGACCGGCGTCATCCCTCCCAGCCAGTTGTTCACGTTCTCCGACCAACAGATGCGCGGGTATCAACAGGTGTTCTACGGTACCGACGCCTACCTCGGGCAGGCCGAGTTACGGCAACCGTTGACCGCCGATCGTAAGCTCACGCTGGCGTTTTTCGTGGACGAACTCGACTATCGGATCCGTGGCGCGCAGCCGCTCCTGGACCCGTACACCAATCGCATCGTAGGATATCCGGGGAATTGGTCGCTTCGCGGCGACTACGGGTTCGGTTTCCGTTTCGACGTACCGCAACTCGGCCTACGCACCGTTCGCGTCGATTTCGCAAAGGGTGCGAACGGCACGCATACCAGTTTCGGCATCGGCCAGAGTTTCTAA
- a CDS encoding OmpH family outer membrane protein, whose product MKKHTIVITTLAAALLAGCGSSSPVGLVDVQRIVANWPTYQNYQNQLVLDEQAITQKKESLQQKRRDAIALQARYAKITEQLTQQVRDAASKIAQQKNLKLVVTREGVGYGGVDITPEIEKALNITEKATPSPSP is encoded by the coding sequence GTGAAAAAACACACTATCGTCATCACCACGCTCGCCGCCGCGCTTCTGGCCGGCTGCGGCTCCTCAAGCCCGGTCGGATTGGTCGATGTGCAACGGATCGTCGCCAATTGGCCCACCTATCAGAATTATCAGAATCAGCTCGTGCTCGACGAGCAGGCGATCACGCAGAAAAAGGAGAGCTTGCAGCAAAAGCGTCGCGACGCGATTGCTCTGCAGGCCCGCTACGCGAAGATCACCGAGCAATTGACGCAGCAGGTTCGTGACGCGGCGAGTAAGATCGCGCAGCAGAAGAACCTCAAACTCGTCGTAACCCGCGAAGGCGTGGGCTACGGCGGCGTCGATATCACGCCGGAGATCGAAAAGGCACTTAATATCACCGAGAAGGCGACCCCGTCGCCGTCTCCATAG
- the lpxD gene encoding UDP-3-O-(3-hydroxymyristoyl)glucosamine N-acyltransferase, translated as MLGTLQELAERVGGRVVGDGAIAIYRIAAVEESTDDALTFATDERYLASAMASRAAAVLVDAAVPIGDGPAKPMIVVENARLALARLLRGLRPPKPAGPFRHPSAIVDATADVADDVFLDAMAYVGPGARIGRGSVVGVGAHVGARTTIGEDTWLHPRATVLDECVIGNRVVLHAGSVIGSEGFGWAFVDGRLERIPQVGNVVLDDEVEIGANACIDRAQTGSTRVGLGTKIDNLVQVGHNCQIGRHCAVASQSGFAGSTTLGDFVKVAGQSGTRGHMRIGSGATVAGKTGVWGDVADGATVSGNPARDHRDQLKREVMIRSLPKLVARVDALERERKREAP; from the coding sequence GTGCTCGGGACGTTGCAAGAGCTTGCGGAACGCGTCGGCGGACGCGTGGTCGGTGACGGCGCGATCGCGATCTATCGGATCGCCGCCGTCGAAGAATCGACCGACGACGCGCTGACCTTTGCGACCGACGAGCGTTACCTCGCGAGCGCCATGGCGAGCCGTGCCGCAGCGGTCCTCGTCGATGCCGCCGTGCCGATCGGTGATGGCCCCGCCAAGCCGATGATCGTGGTCGAGAACGCGCGTTTAGCCCTCGCGCGTTTGCTGCGTGGATTGCGCCCGCCGAAACCCGCCGGGCCGTTTCGTCATCCCAGCGCCATCGTCGATGCGACGGCCGATGTGGCCGACGACGTCTTCCTCGACGCGATGGCGTACGTCGGCCCCGGTGCCCGGATCGGCCGCGGCAGCGTGGTCGGCGTGGGCGCGCACGTCGGCGCGCGCACGACGATCGGCGAAGATACGTGGCTGCATCCGCGAGCGACCGTTTTAGACGAGTGCGTTATCGGCAACCGCGTGGTGTTGCATGCCGGGTCGGTCATCGGCAGCGAGGGCTTCGGTTGGGCTTTCGTCGATGGGCGGCTCGAGCGGATCCCGCAAGTCGGAAACGTCGTCTTGGACGACGAGGTGGAGATCGGCGCCAACGCGTGCATCGACCGCGCGCAGACGGGCAGCACCCGCGTCGGCCTTGGAACCAAGATCGATAACCTCGTGCAGGTTGGGCACAACTGTCAGATCGGCCGGCACTGCGCGGTCGCTTCGCAGAGCGGCTTTGCCGGTTCGACGACGCTCGGCGATTTCGTCAAGGTTGCAGGGCAGTCCGGAACGCGCGGACACATGCGCATCGGATCGGGCGCCACGGTTGCGGGCAAAACGGGCGTTTGGGGCGACGTGGCGGATGGCGCTACCGTCTCCGGAAATCCGGCTCGCGACCATCGCGACCAACTCAAAAGAGAGGTCATGATTCGCAGCCTGCCAAAGCTCGTAGCTCGTGTCGATGCTTTGGAGCGCGAGCGCAAGCGCGAAGCGCCATGA
- the lpxC gene encoding UDP-3-O-acyl-N-acetylglucosamine deacetylase codes for MQTTLRDDLAFEGVGLHSGAPASMHIRPTAADSGLTFVLAGGAGRPVRVPATAEYVIDTSRATVIGRDGASVSTIEHVLSALFGMGVSNADIEVRGPEIPVLDGSSKIYAQAIESVGTIDQGVVRKEFVVDAPFDMRRDDRAVIILPAPEFRVRFVAEFAAPVGVQYFDGVIDPATYASEIASARTFGYLHEVEALRARGLALGGSLENALVFDAQGPMQPLRWPNEVVRHKVLDLIGDFSLLGAWPRFEIVAIKSGHELHAQVTQALRERHSG; via the coding sequence ATGCAAACCACGTTACGCGACGACCTTGCTTTTGAAGGCGTCGGCCTGCATTCGGGCGCGCCGGCATCGATGCACATACGGCCGACCGCGGCCGATAGCGGGCTCACCTTCGTGCTCGCCGGCGGCGCAGGCCGGCCGGTGCGAGTCCCGGCAACGGCGGAGTACGTCATCGATACTTCGCGCGCGACCGTGATCGGTCGCGACGGCGCCAGCGTCTCGACGATCGAGCACGTACTCTCGGCGCTCTTCGGTATGGGCGTGAGCAACGCGGATATCGAGGTCCGCGGGCCGGAAATCCCGGTACTCGACGGGAGCTCGAAAATCTACGCGCAAGCCATCGAGAGCGTCGGCACGATCGATCAAGGCGTCGTCCGCAAAGAATTCGTCGTCGACGCGCCGTTCGATATGCGTCGCGATGACCGCGCGGTCATCATTCTGCCCGCTCCCGAATTCCGGGTCCGTTTCGTCGCCGAATTTGCGGCGCCGGTCGGCGTGCAGTATTTCGACGGCGTGATCGATCCCGCGACCTACGCGAGCGAGATCGCATCCGCTCGAACGTTCGGCTACCTGCACGAAGTTGAGGCGCTTCGCGCGCGCGGCTTGGCATTGGGCGGGAGCTTGGAGAACGCGCTGGTATTCGACGCGCAGGGGCCGATGCAACCGTTGCGCTGGCCCAACGAAGTCGTGCGTCATAAAGTCCTAGATCTCATCGGCGATTTTTCGCTGTTGGGCGCTTGGCCCCGTTTCGAAATCGTTGCGATTAAGAGCGGGCACGAACTTCACGCGCAGGTGACGCAAGCGTTACGAGAGAGGCACAGTGGCTGA
- the fabZ gene encoding 3-hydroxyacyl-ACP dehydratase FabZ has protein sequence MDIRQIMEILPHRYPILLIDRIVEMEPGVRALGYKNITFNEPVFTGHFPGNPLFPGVYMIEAMAQLGGTVVLEPGEFSRKTPYLAGIDKAKFRRPVVPGDKLMMEVILVRHKRNIGWVHAEAKVEGQLACSCELMFSIASDPRMFGADSTVLHI, from the coding sequence ATCGACATTCGGCAGATTATGGAAATCTTGCCGCACCGTTACCCGATACTCCTGATCGACCGCATCGTGGAGATGGAACCCGGCGTGCGCGCGTTGGGTTACAAGAACATCACGTTCAATGAGCCGGTGTTCACCGGGCACTTCCCCGGGAACCCGCTCTTTCCGGGCGTGTATATGATTGAAGCGATGGCGCAACTCGGCGGCACGGTCGTCTTGGAACCCGGCGAATTTTCGCGCAAGACGCCGTATCTCGCGGGGATCGACAAGGCGAAGTTCCGGCGCCCGGTCGTTCCCGGAGACAAGTTGATGATGGAAGTCATTCTGGTTCGGCACAAGCGAAATATCGGATGGGTGCACGCGGAGGCCAAAGTTGAGGGCCAGTTGGCGTGTTCGTGCGAGCTGATGTTCTCGATCGCATCGGACCCGCGCATGTTCGGTGCCGATTCTACGGTGCTGCACATTTAA